Proteins found in one Labeo rohita strain BAU-BD-2019 chromosome 11, IGBB_LRoh.1.0, whole genome shotgun sequence genomic segment:
- the lrrn2 gene encoding leucine-rich repeat neuronal protein 2 — MMKMRQIAIFLLHMHLLLGVGSSLVIQSMPWRVPCPHQCVCQIKPWYSPQSVYREAPTVDCNDLLLIQLPTSLPQETQTLRLQSNLISSVDQSELLGLVNLTELDLSHNSFTSTRNLRITDLPALLSLHMEENQLRHLPEAAFFGLPNLQELYLNHNRLRSISPGAFKGLDKLLRLHLNSNRLVVIDRRWFHALPQLEVLMIGGNPVDTIQDLNFKPLSSLRSLVLAGMGLREISERALEGLQNLESISFYDNHLIKVPKEALQKLPGLKFLDLNKNPIQLVQRGDFRNMLHLKELGLNNMEELISIEHSAMENLPELTKLEITNNPRLSYIHPQAFQKLLSMESLMLNSNALSALHSQTVRSLPSLQEISLHTNPIRCDCLIRWVGADNDKPVRFIEPQSTFCSEPPELKARRVKEVSFREMADSCLPLIAPSTFPSYTEVKHGDNVALHCRALAEPEPSIYWVIPQGVRLTPSSSYGRYQVLTEGTLEIFGVTAEEAGFYTCVAQNLVGADTRSLTLQVEGGDLVRASTQKTEDTFEVQDVKERYALLTWQASRNVPIAHLSWVSNGSLEDHHRHSTRILAGTRRFNLTRLQPGTHYKVCLHMGPNDTSCVHLRTKEVSMPDPLPDLTPAVLLAVSALLLLFAARACHGGASFGWKDHMLELEKPHTTILTQEAKAFIASPIPVKYLNQQDPDKVLSDGRGKDLRNTSPGQDARGLTKEAC; from the coding sequence ATGATGAAAATGAGACAGATTGCAATATTTCTTCTGCACATGCATCTGCTGCTTGGAGTTGGAAGCTCCCTGGTCATTCAGTCCATGCCCTGGAGAGTGCCCTGCCCTCACCAGTGTGTCTGCCAAATTAAGCCCTGGTACTCTCCCCAGTCTGTGTATAGAGAGGCTCCTACAGTAGACTGCAATGACCTGCTACTTATCCAGCTGCCCACTTCCCTCCCTCAAGAGACACAAACCCTCCGGCTGCAAAGTAACCTCATCAGTTCTGTGGACCAGAGTGAACTCCTGGGCCTTGTCAATCTGACAGAGTTGGATCTCTCCCATAACAGCTTTACCAGTACCCGTAACCTGAGGATAACTGACCTGCCAGCTCTTCTTAGCCTGCACATGGAGGAAAACCAGCTGAGACACCTCCCAGAAGCAGCTTTCTTTGGTCTCCCTAACTTGCAGGAGTTGTACCTCAATCACAACAGGCTTCGAAGCATCTCCCCTGGGGCCTTCAAAGGTCTGGATAAACTTCTAAGGCTTCATCTCAACTCTAATCGATTGGTTGTAATCGACCGCCGTTGGTTTCATGCTTTGCCACAACTGGAGGTCCTCATGATCGGTGGAAATCCTGTGGACACTATTCAGGACCTCAATTTTAAACCACTGAGCTCTTTGCGCAGTCTCGTTCTGGCAGGCATGGGCTTACGTGAGATCTCGGAGCGAGCGCTAGAGGGGCTTCAAAACCTGGAGAGCATTAGCTTTTACGATAACCACCTAATAAAAGTTCCAAAAGAGGCATTGCAAAAGTTGCCGGGTCTAAAGTTCCTGGACTTGAACAAGAATCCCATTCAGCTAGTGCAGAGGGGAGACTTTCGAAATATGCTTCACCTGAAAGAGCTTGGCTTAAACAACATGGAAGAGCTGATCTCTATCGAGCACTCAGCGATGGAAAACTTGCCTGAACTGACCAAACTGGAGATCACAAACAATCCTCGGCTCTCCTATATCCACCCTCAGGCCTTCCAAAAGTTGTTGAGTATGGAAAGTCTAATGCTGAACAGTAATGCCCTGAGTGCCCTGCATAGCCAGACAGTAAGGTCGCTGCCCAGCCTTCAAGAAATCAGCTTGCACACCAATCCCATTCGCTGTGACTGCCTGATCCGCTGGGTGGGAGCCGACAATGACAAGCCAGTCCGTTTCATTGAGCCTCAATCCACATTCTGCTCTGAGCCTCCTGAGCTGAAAGCCCGACGAGTTAAAGAAGTCTCATTCAGAGAGATGGCAGACAGCTGCCTGCCCTTGATTGCCCCAAGCACATTCCCCTCTTACACTGAAGTCAAACATGGAGACAACGTAGCCTTGCACTGTCGAGCGCTGGCAGAGCCAGAGCCAAGTATCTACTGGGTCATTCCCCAAGGCGTGAGATTGACTCCATCCAGCAGCTATGGGCGTTATCAGGTTCTCACAGAAGGCACACTAGAGATTTTTGGAGTCACTGCTGAAGAGGCCGGATTCTACACTTGCGTTGCGCAGAACCTGGTGGGAGCTGATACTAGAAGCTTGACTCTACAGGTGGAGGGAGGTGACCTGGTTCGTGCAAGTACTCAAAAGACAGAGGATACTTTCGAAGTTCAGGATGTCAAAGAAAGGTATGCCTTACTAACCTGGCAAGCAAGCCGTAACGTCCCAATAGCCCATTTATCATGGGTGTCCAATGGCAGTCTAGAAGACCATCATAGGCACAGCACTCGAATTCTAGCTGGCACCAGGAGATTCAACCTAACCCGTCTGCAACCAGGCACTCATTACAAAGTTTGTCTACACATGGGGCCAAATGACACCTCATGTGTCCATCTAAGGACCAAGGAGGTGTCCATGCCAGATCCTTTACCAGATCTGACCCCGGCAGTCCTGCTGGCAGTTTCAGCTCTGCTCCTTTTATTTGCGGCCAGAGCATGTCATGGGGGAGCCTCATTTGGTTGGAAGGACCACATGCTCGAGCTTGAAAAACCCCACACCACCATTCTGACCCAGGAGGCGAAAGCTTTTATTGCTTCTCCAATACCAGTAAAGTACCTGAATCAGCAAGATCCAGACAAAGTCCTATCAGACGGAAGAGGGAAAGACCTCAGAAATACTTCACCTGGGCAAGATGCTCGGGGGCTAACAAAAGAGGCATGCTGA